A window of the Marinifilum sp. JC120 genome harbors these coding sequences:
- a CDS encoding rubrerythrin, with amino-acid sequence MVTFFSANEVAELAMRIEQKGQAFYLLAADEAKDPAAKEFFEFFAEEESRHELFFRDMRDRIGSIEIPPGSDYEEYTQYVMALVDSHDVFNFDYTAAFKDEDFNFEQAVRAAMRFEKDTILLFTELKRMVPDTERKFVEECIDEERKHLRMLAEKLS; translated from the coding sequence ATGGTTACCTTTTTCAGTGCCAATGAAGTGGCAGAACTTGCAATGCGTATTGAGCAGAAAGGGCAGGCTTTTTACCTGCTGGCTGCTGATGAGGCAAAAGACCCCGCAGCAAAGGAATTCTTTGAATTTTTTGCAGAAGAAGAATCCCGCCATGAGCTTTTTTTCAGGGATATGCGTGACCGCATCGGTTCCATCGAAATTCCTCCGGGAAGCGATTATGAAGAATATACTCAGTATGTAATGGCACTTGTGGATTCCCACGATGTGTTCAATTTTGATTACACTGCGGCATTTAAGGATGAGGATTTCAATTTTGAGCAGGCTGTACGCGCGGCCATGCGTTTTGAGAAGGACACCATCCTTCTTTTTACCGAATTGAAAAGAATGGTTCCCGATACTGAGCGTAAATTCGTTGAAGAATGTATTGACGAAGAACGCAAACATCTGCGCATGCTGGCTGAAAAACTTAGTTAG